The following are encoded in a window of Citrobacter freundii genomic DNA:
- a CDS encoding type VI secretion system Vgr family protein, with protein sequence MPQQGLRFTLDVDGLAETATAVVSFTLYQSLSTPFLLRVDIASDRSGLTAPYFLEKSATLTVWQGNTPLRYLHGIITGMESGENNDWQMNYTLTLSPPLWRAGLRQNFRIFQQQDIQAISSTLLTENGVTDWVPSFYESHPAREFCVQYGETDLAFLTRLWAEEGIFYFDWLHPTGPEQKLVLCDDVAGVSTLGEMPFNPGTREVPREYISTFRYEATVSPSSVQSQDYTFKVPDWPGYYGHKADNLNGQLSQYEIFDYPGRFKDESHGQNFTRYKTEGWRNGAETAACVSNSPKLWPGKRFTLTGHPSPTLNREWQVTGCVLKGEQPQAQHGSQGEGTTLSNAFDVIPADRTWRTSPLSKPSVDGPQSAVVTGPAGEEIFCDEYGRVRLKFLWDRYQDGTENSSCWIRVSQAWAGAGFGNLAVPRVGQEVIVDFLNGDPDQPIVMGRTYHEDNRTPGDLPGTKTQMTIRSKTCKGGGFNELRFEDATGNEQVYIHAQKNMDTEVLNNRTTDVKVDHTETTGNNQSITIGLGQTVKVGKENAAGHDQTITVAHDRSITVRNDQTLKVKNDRMVSISHDDGLYVANDRKVTVEGKQEHKTSGDHISLVEGSHSLEVKGDLARKVAGALGIKAREAVVLESSGSITLKVGGSFVVIHPGGVDIMGPKINLNSGGSPGTPISTLQPAVLRALPDESAGVSGAEDAGSPRKSVQDAFNSPSQNLVPPQRQGRFSR encoded by the coding sequence ATGCCACAGCAGGGACTGCGCTTTACGCTGGATGTGGATGGATTAGCGGAGACGGCAACCGCCGTCGTCAGCTTCACCCTCTACCAGAGTCTCTCCACCCCTTTTTTACTCCGTGTCGATATTGCCAGCGACCGGTCTGGCCTCACCGCACCTTATTTTCTTGAAAAGAGCGCCACCCTCACCGTCTGGCAGGGTAACACCCCACTGCGCTACCTCCACGGCATCATTACCGGGATGGAAAGCGGGGAAAACAACGACTGGCAGATGAATTACACCCTGACCCTCTCTCCCCCGCTCTGGCGGGCAGGGTTGCGCCAGAACTTCCGTATCTTTCAGCAGCAGGATATCCAGGCCATTTCCTCCACCCTGCTCACTGAAAATGGCGTCACTGACTGGGTGCCTTCCTTCTATGAATCCCATCCGGCACGGGAATTCTGCGTCCAGTACGGCGAGACCGACCTCGCTTTTCTCACCCGCCTGTGGGCCGAAGAAGGTATTTTCTATTTTGACTGGTTACACCCGACCGGTCCTGAACAAAAACTGGTGCTCTGTGATGATGTGGCCGGGGTTTCCACTCTGGGGGAAATGCCCTTTAACCCCGGTACCCGCGAAGTCCCCAGGGAATACATCAGCACGTTCCGCTATGAAGCCACCGTCAGCCCCTCTTCCGTGCAGAGTCAGGACTACACCTTTAAGGTCCCCGACTGGCCCGGATATTACGGCCATAAAGCCGACAACCTGAACGGACAGTTGTCACAGTACGAGATTTTTGATTATCCCGGTCGATTCAAGGATGAATCGCACGGACAAAATTTCACCCGCTATAAAACAGAAGGCTGGCGCAACGGTGCCGAAACGGCAGCCTGTGTGAGCAATTCCCCGAAACTGTGGCCCGGAAAGCGCTTCACCCTGACCGGCCACCCTTCGCCCACGCTGAACCGGGAATGGCAGGTGACAGGCTGCGTTCTGAAAGGTGAGCAGCCGCAGGCACAGCATGGCAGCCAGGGGGAAGGCACCACGCTCAGCAATGCATTCGACGTGATTCCGGCAGACCGGACATGGCGGACCTCCCCCCTGTCAAAACCTTCCGTTGACGGCCCGCAGAGTGCTGTGGTCACCGGTCCGGCGGGCGAAGAAATCTTCTGCGACGAATATGGCCGGGTACGTCTGAAGTTTCTCTGGGACCGCTATCAGGACGGAACGGAAAACAGCTCCTGCTGGATACGGGTATCACAGGCATGGGCCGGAGCCGGGTTCGGCAACCTCGCTGTTCCCCGCGTGGGCCAGGAAGTGATTGTCGACTTTCTCAACGGCGACCCGGACCAGCCCATCGTGATGGGTCGCACCTACCATGAAGATAACCGTACCCCCGGAGACCTGCCCGGCACAAAAACACAGATGACTATCCGCTCGAAAACCTGTAAAGGCGGGGGATTTAATGAACTGCGCTTTGAGGATGCGACGGGTAACGAGCAGGTGTATATCCATGCGCAGAAGAACATGGATACCGAAGTGCTGAATAACCGCACCACCGACGTGAAAGTGGACCACACAGAAACCACCGGCAATAACCAGAGTATTACCATCGGACTCGGGCAGACGGTGAAGGTGGGTAAGGAGAATGCCGCAGGGCATGACCAGACCATCACCGTGGCGCATGACCGCAGCATCACGGTGCGCAACGACCAGACGCTGAAAGTGAAGAATGACCGGATGGTGAGCATCAGCCATGACGACGGGTTGTATGTGGCGAATGACCGGAAAGTAACGGTGGAAGGGAAGCAGGAGCATAAAACCAGCGGGGACCATATCAGCCTGGTGGAAGGCAGTCACAGTCTGGAGGTGAAGGGCGACCTGGCGCGGAAGGTGGCGGGTGCACTGGGGATAAAGGCCCGGGAAGCTGTCGTGCTGGAGAGTAGCGGCAGCATCACCCTGAAGGTGGGCGGTTCGTTTGTGGTGATCCATCCCGGTGGCGTGGACATTATGGGGCCGAAGATAAACCTGAACAGCGGGGGGAGTCCGGGTACACCGATATCGACACTGCAACCAGCTGTGTTGAGGGCGCTACCAGATGAAAGTGCTGGTGTTTCTGGTGCGGAGGATGCGGGGTCGCCACGAAAAAGCGTCCAGGACGCGTTTAATAGTCCCTCACAGAACCTGGTACCGCCACAACGGCAGGGAAGATTCTCACGATAG
- the gltP gene encoding glutamate/aspartate:proton symporter GltP, producing MKNLKVSLAWQILIAMVLGILLGSYLHYHSDSREWLVVNLLSPAGDIFIHLIKMIVVPIVISTLIVGIAGVGDAKQLGRIGAKTIIYFEVITTVAIILGITLANVFQPGTGVDMSQLATVDISKYQSTTAEVQSHAHGLMGTILSLVPTNIVASMAKGDMLPIIFFSVLFGLGLSSLPATHREPLVTVFRSISETMFKVTHMVMRYAPVGVFALIAVTVANFGFASLWPLAKLVLLVHFAILFFALVVLGIVARVCGLSIWILIRILKDELILAYSTASSESVLPRIIEKMEAYGAPASITSFVVPTGYSFNLDGSTLYQSIAAIFIAQLYGIDLSLWQEIVLVLTLMVTSKGIAGVPGVSFVVLLATLGSVGIPLEGLAFIAGVDRILDMARTALNVVGNALAVLVIAKWEHKFDRKKALAYEREVLGRFDKTADQ from the coding sequence ATGAAAAATTTGAAAGTCAGCCTGGCCTGGCAGATTTTGATCGCCATGGTGCTGGGCATTTTGCTGGGGAGTTACCTGCATTATCACAGTGACAGCCGCGAATGGCTGGTAGTTAACCTGCTGTCTCCGGCAGGGGATATCTTTATCCACCTGATCAAAATGATTGTTGTGCCGATAGTTATCTCCACGTTGATCGTCGGTATTGCCGGGGTCGGTGATGCCAAACAGCTGGGTCGTATTGGCGCCAAAACCATTATCTATTTCGAAGTGATCACCACCGTGGCAATTATCCTCGGCATCACGCTGGCGAATGTGTTCCAGCCTGGTACCGGTGTCGATATGTCGCAGCTGGCGACCGTGGATATTTCGAAATATCAAAGTACAACCGCAGAAGTGCAGAGCCACGCGCATGGCCTGATGGGTACGATTTTGTCACTGGTGCCGACCAACATCGTTGCGTCGATGGCGAAAGGCGACATGCTGCCGATTATCTTCTTCTCGGTGCTGTTTGGTCTGGGCCTGTCTTCACTGCCGGCCACTCACCGCGAACCGCTGGTGACCGTGTTCCGTTCCATCTCTGAAACGATGTTTAAAGTGACGCACATGGTGATGCGTTATGCGCCGGTCGGTGTCTTTGCGCTGATCGCCGTCACCGTGGCGAACTTCGGTTTTGCCTCCCTGTGGCCGCTGGCGAAGCTGGTGCTGCTGGTGCATTTCGCCATCCTGTTTTTCGCGCTGGTGGTGCTCGGTATCGTGGCGCGCGTGTGCGGTTTGAGCATCTGGATCCTGATTCGTATCCTGAAAGACGAACTGATTCTGGCCTACTCTACCGCCAGCTCTGAGAGCGTGCTGCCGCGTATTATTGAGAAGATGGAAGCCTATGGCGCACCGGCCTCCATCACCAGTTTTGTGGTGCCGACCGGGTATTCGTTCAACCTTGACGGTTCGACGCTGTACCAGAGTATCGCCGCGATTTTTATCGCCCAGCTGTACGGCATTGACCTGTCGTTGTGGCAGGAAATCGTACTGGTGCTGACGCTGATGGTGACCTCGAAAGGGATCGCGGGTGTGCCGGGCGTGTCGTTTGTGGTGCTGTTGGCTACGCTGGGTAGCGTGGGTATTCCGCTGGAAGGTCTGGCATTTATCGCCGGTGTTGACCGTATCCTCGACATGGCGCGTACTGCGCTGAACGTGGTGGGTAACGCGTTGGCGGTACTGGTTATCGCCAAGTGGGAACACAAATTTGACCGTAAAAAAGCGCTGGCCTATGAGCGCGAAGTATTGGGGCGTTTTGATAAGACCGCTGACCAGTAA
- the nrfG gene encoding heme lyase NrfEFG subunit NrfG, translated as MSQPECCAPLRPMPVKRLAAIAVLMVIACTGGYLLSPKWQAVQQEQARLADPLHAFSDENMQEKQLLSLQSKIRANPQDSTQWAQLGEYYLWQNAYHNALLAYEQALRLRGENAEIYSALATVLYYQSGQHMTPQTREMIEKSLALDPTEVTALMLLAADAFMQADYAQAILQWQKVLDLNSPRVDRAQLIDSINMAKLLQNRQK; from the coding sequence ATGAGTCAGCCTGAATGTTGTGCACCGTTGCGTCCGATGCCGGTAAAACGCCTGGCCGCTATAGCTGTGCTGATGGTGATTGCCTGCACGGGAGGGTATTTGTTGTCGCCTAAATGGCAGGCGGTCCAGCAGGAGCAGGCGCGGCTGGCTGACCCGTTACATGCGTTTTCTGATGAAAATATGCAGGAAAAACAGCTGCTTTCGCTGCAGTCAAAAATACGTGCCAACCCGCAAGACAGCACGCAATGGGCGCAACTGGGTGAGTATTATCTTTGGCAAAACGCGTATCATAATGCGCTACTGGCCTATGAGCAGGCGCTGCGTTTGCGCGGTGAAAACGCCGAGATCTATTCGGCACTGGCGACGGTGCTGTACTATCAGTCCGGGCAGCATATGACGCCGCAAACCCGTGAGATGATTGAGAAATCGCTGGCGCTGGACCCGACAGAAGTTACCGCGCTGATGCTGCTGGCTGCTGATGCGTTTATGCAGGCCGACTATGCACAGGCTATTTTGCAGTGGCAAAAAGTTCTCGATTTAAACTCGCCGAGGGTGGATCGTGCTCAGTTGATTGACTCAATCAATATGGCGAAATTGCTGCAGAATCGACAAAAATAA
- the nrfD gene encoding cytochrome c nitrite reductase subunit NrfD has translation MTPASAFHFESLVWDWPIAIYLFLIGISAGLVTLSVLLRRLHPEAGGSDSTLLRTTLVLGPGAIILGLLILVLHLTRPWTFWKLMFHYSFTSVMSMGVMLFQLYMVVLVLWLAKIFDKEVIALQQRFVPRLTIVPKLLALIAPFHRLLETVMLVLAVLLGAYTGFLLSALKSYPFLNNPILPVLFLFSGISSGAAVALIAMALRHRGNPHTTEAHFVHRMETPVVWLEIFLLAAFFIGLALGDDGKMRALVAALGGGFWTWWFWLGVAGLGLILPMLLKPWANRSPTFHGVLAVCGASLTGVLLLRFFILYAGQLTVA, from the coding sequence ATGACACCCGCTTCTGCATTCCATTTTGAATCACTGGTGTGGGACTGGCCCATCGCCATCTATCTGTTCCTGATCGGTATTTCCGCCGGACTGGTGACGCTGTCGGTATTGCTTCGACGGCTGCATCCGGAAGCGGGCGGTTCAGACAGTACGTTACTGCGTACCACGCTGGTACTCGGGCCGGGAGCGATTATTCTCGGCCTGCTGATCCTGGTCTTGCACCTGACGCGTCCATGGACCTTCTGGAAACTGATGTTCCACTACAGCTTCACCTCGGTGATGTCGATGGGGGTCATGCTATTCCAGTTGTATATGGTGGTGCTGGTGCTGTGGCTGGCAAAAATCTTTGATAAAGAGGTTATTGCCCTGCAACAGCGCTTCGTGCCTCGTCTGACGATCGTGCCAAAACTGCTGGCGCTGATCGCGCCGTTCCATCGTCTACTGGAAACAGTGATGCTGGTGCTGGCGGTGCTGCTCGGGGCCTACACCGGGTTCCTGCTGTCGGCGCTGAAATCCTATCCGTTCCTGAATAACCCGATCTTGCCAGTGCTGTTCCTGTTTTCCGGGATCTCGTCCGGTGCGGCGGTGGCGCTGATCGCCATGGCATTACGCCATCGCGGTAACCCGCATACCACCGAGGCGCATTTTGTACACCGCATGGAAACCCCGGTAGTGTGGCTGGAAATCTTCCTGCTGGCGGCGTTCTTTATCGGGCTGGCGCTGGGTGATGACGGCAAAATGCGCGCGCTGGTTGCGGCGTTGGGCGGTGGTTTCTGGACCTGGTGGTTCTGGCTGGGCGTGGCCGGGTTGGGGCTGATCTTGCCGATGCTGCTGAAACCGTGGGCGAATCGTAGCCCGACGTTTCACGGTGTGCTGGCAGTGTGTGGTGCCAGCCTGACCGGCGTGCTGCTGCTGCGCTTTTTCATTCTGTATGCAGGGCAACTGACGGTTGCGTAG
- the nrfC gene encoding cytochrome c nitrite reductase Fe-S protein: MSCSRRQFITGVGALVAVSGTAGRVVAKTLNINGVRYGMIHDESLCIGCTACMDACREVNSVPEGVSRLTIIRSEPLGTFPDVKYRFFRHSCQHCDHAPCVDVCPTGASYRDAATGIVDVNPDLCVGCQYCIAACPYRVRFIHPVNKTADKCDFCRKTNLKAGKQPACVESCPTKALTFGNLDDPNSEVSRLLHQKNTYRYKLALGTKPKVYRVPFKYGEVSQ, from the coding sequence ATGAGTTGCTCTCGTCGCCAGTTTATCACCGGCGTCGGCGCGCTGGTGGCTGTTAGCGGGACGGCGGGACGCGTCGTGGCGAAGACGTTAAACATCAACGGCGTGCGTTACGGCATGATACATGATGAGTCATTATGCATCGGCTGTACCGCCTGCATGGATGCCTGTCGGGAAGTGAACAGCGTGCCGGAAGGCGTATCGCGTCTGACGATTATTCGCAGCGAGCCGCTGGGGACGTTTCCTGATGTGAAGTACCGCTTCTTCCGCCATTCGTGCCAGCACTGCGATCACGCCCCCTGTGTTGACGTCTGCCCGACGGGGGCATCGTATCGCGATGCTGCCACCGGCATTGTGGATGTGAACCCGGATCTGTGCGTCGGTTGCCAGTATTGCATCGCCGCCTGCCCGTATCGCGTGCGCTTTATTCATCCGGTCAACAAGACGGCAGATAAGTGCGACTTCTGCCGTAAAACCAACCTGAAAGCGGGCAAGCAGCCTGCTTGCGTTGAGTCATGTCCGACGAAAGCGCTGACGTTTGGTAATCTGGACGATCCCAACAGCGAGGTCTCTCGTCTGTTACACCAGAAAAATACCTACCGTTACAAGCTGGCGTTAGGCACCAAACCGAAGGTCTACCGCGTTCCCTTTAAATACGGGGAGGTGAGCCAATGA
- the nrfB gene encoding cytochrome c nitrite reductase pentaheme subunit → MSVLRSLLTAGVLASGLFWSLCGNAATPTPQESDQRFTVTQQRNPDAACLDCHKPDTEGMHGKHAEVINPNNKLPVTCTNCHGQPSPNHREGVKDVMRFNEPMYNVEQQNSVCMSCHLPEQLQKAFWPHDVHVTKVACASCHSLHPKQDTMQTLSDKGRIKICVDCHSDQRNNPNFNPASIPLLKEHP, encoded by the coding sequence ATGAGCGTATTACGTTCGTTATTAACTGCTGGGGTGCTGGCGTCAGGCCTGTTCTGGAGCCTGTGCGGGAATGCCGCGACCCCCACGCCACAGGAATCGGATCAACGCTTTACGGTCACCCAACAGCGTAATCCGGATGCCGCCTGTCTGGATTGTCACAAGCCGGACACCGAAGGCATGCATGGTAAACATGCCGAAGTCATCAACCCAAATAATAAACTGCCGGTTACCTGCACCAACTGTCACGGCCAGCCGTCACCTAATCACCGCGAAGGGGTGAAGGATGTGATGCGCTTTAATGAGCCGATGTACAACGTGGAGCAGCAGAACAGCGTCTGTATGTCCTGTCACCTGCCTGAGCAGTTGCAAAAAGCGTTCTGGCCGCACGATGTCCACGTGACGAAAGTAGCGTGTGCCAGCTGTCACTCACTGCATCCGAAGCAAGACACGATGCAGACGCTAAGCGATAAAGGACGGATCAAGATTTGCGTCGATTGCCACAGCGATCAGCGTAACAATCCAAACTTTAATCCGGCGTCGATTCCCTTGCTTAAGGAGCATCCATGA
- the nrfA gene encoding ammonia-forming nitrite reductase cytochrome c552 subunit, with the protein MARTKSPVLRFFSLILPFLFISAVHAEQTPVPAKTVTVEAKNETFAPQHPDQYLSWKATSEQSAREDALAEDPRLVILWAGYPFSRDYNKPRGHAYAVTDVRETLRTGAPKTAEDGPLPMACWSCKSPDVARLIQKDGEDGYFHGKWARGGPEIVNNLGCADCHNTASADFAKGKPELTLSRPYAERAMESIGKPFDKAGRFDQQSMVCGQCHVEYYFDGKNKAVKFPWDEGMKVENMEKYYDAIAFSDWTNSLSKTPMLKAQHPEYETWTAGIHGKNNVTCIDCHMPKVQNAEGKIYTDHKIGNPFDNFPQTCANCHTQDKASLQKVVAERKQAIHDLKIKVEDQLVHAHFEAKAAWDAGATEAEMKPILEDIRHAQWRWDLSIASHGIHMHAPEEGLRMLGSAMDKAADARTKLVRLLATKGITHEIPLPDISTKEKAQKAIGLNMQQINAEKQDFIKTVIPQWEDQARKNGLLSQ; encoded by the coding sequence ATGGCAAGGACAAAATCACCCGTACTCCGTTTCTTCAGCCTGATATTACCGTTTTTATTTATCTCTGCTGTTCACGCTGAACAAACCCCAGTACCCGCAAAAACCGTGACCGTTGAAGCGAAGAATGAAACCTTCGCCCCTCAGCATCCCGATCAATACCTCTCATGGAAAGCCACGTCGGAGCAGTCCGCACGTGAAGATGCGCTGGCAGAGGATCCTCGACTGGTGATTCTGTGGGCGGGATATCCTTTCTCGCGTGATTACAACAAACCGCGTGGGCATGCTTACGCCGTGACCGATGTCCGTGAAACATTACGTACCGGCGCGCCAAAAACTGCAGAAGATGGTCCGCTGCCGATGGCCTGCTGGAGCTGTAAAAGCCCTGACGTGGCGCGCCTGATCCAGAAAGACGGCGAAGACGGTTATTTCCACGGCAAATGGGCGCGCGGCGGCCCGGAAATTGTTAACAATTTAGGCTGTGCGGATTGCCATAACACCGCCTCGGCAGATTTCGCCAAAGGGAAGCCCGAGCTGACGTTGTCCCGCCCTTATGCAGAACGCGCGATGGAAAGCATCGGTAAACCGTTTGATAAAGCCGGTCGCTTTGACCAGCAGTCCATGGTCTGCGGCCAGTGTCACGTGGAGTACTACTTCGACGGTAAAAACAAAGCCGTTAAGTTCCCGTGGGACGAGGGGATGAAAGTTGAGAACATGGAGAAATACTACGACGCCATTGCGTTCTCCGACTGGACCAACTCCCTGTCTAAAACGCCGATGCTGAAAGCGCAGCACCCGGAATATGAAACCTGGACTGCGGGCATTCACGGCAAGAACAATGTGACCTGCATCGACTGTCATATGCCCAAAGTGCAAAACGCTGAAGGCAAGATCTACACCGACCATAAAATTGGTAACCCGTTCGATAACTTCCCTCAGACCTGCGCCAACTGCCACACCCAGGACAAAGCGTCCCTGCAAAAAGTGGTTGCCGAGCGTAAACAAGCGATTCATGACCTGAAAATCAAGGTTGAAGATCAGCTGGTTCATGCCCACTTCGAAGCGAAAGCTGCATGGGATGCGGGCGCAACGGAAGCTGAAATGAAGCCGATTCTGGAAGATATTCGCCATGCGCAATGGCGCTGGGATCTGTCTATCGCCTCGCACGGGATTCACATGCACGCGCCGGAAGAAGGTCTGCGTATGTTGGGTAGCGCGATGGATAAAGCGGCCGATGCCCGTACCAAACTGGTCCGTCTGCTGGCGACCAAAGGCATCACCCATGAAATTCCGCTGCCGGATATCTCGACGAAAGAGAAAGCCCAGAAGGCGATCGGTTTGAACATGCAGCAAATCAATGCTGAGAAGCAGGACTTCATCAAAACGGTGATTCCGCAGTGGGAAGACCAGGCGCGTAAAAACGGTCTGTTAAGCCAATAA
- the acs gene encoding acetate--CoA ligase, with translation MSQIHKHAIPANIADRCLINPEQYDAKYQQSITDPDTFWGEQGKILDWMQPYSLVKNTSFAPGNVSIKWYEDGTLNLAANCLDRHLQENGDRTAIIWEGDDATQSKHITYRELHRDVCRFANTLLDLGIKKGDVVAIYMPMVPEAAVAMLACARIGAVHSVIFGGFSPEAVAGRIIDSNSRLVITADEGVRAGRGIPLKKNVDDALKNPNVKTVEHVVVLKRTGGKTDWQEGRDLWWSDLIEKASPEHQPEEMNAEDPLFILYTSGSTGKPKGVLHTTGGYLVYAATTFKYVFDYHQGDIYWCTADVGWVTGHSYLLYGPLACGATTLMFEGVPNWPTPARMSQVVDKHQVNILYTAPTAIRALMAEGDKAIEGTDRSSLRILGSVGEPINPEAWEWYWKKIGNEKCPVVDTWWQTETGGFMITPLPGATELKAGSATRPFFGVQPAIVDNEGNPLEGATEGNLVITDSWPGQARTLFGDHDRFEQTYFSTFKNMYFSGDGARRDEDGYYWITGRVDDVLNVSGHRLGTAEIESALVSHPKIAEAAVVGIPHNIKGQAIYAYVTLNHGEEPTPELYAEVRNWVRKEIGPLATPDVLHWTDSLPKTRSGKIMRRILRKIAAGDTSNLGDTSTLADPGVVEKLLEEKQAIAMPS, from the coding sequence ATGAGCCAAATACATAAACACGCTATTCCCGCAAATATTGCGGATCGTTGCCTGATAAACCCGGAGCAGTACGACGCGAAATACCAACAATCTATTACCGACCCCGACACATTTTGGGGCGAGCAGGGAAAAATTCTCGATTGGATGCAACCTTATAGCCTGGTAAAGAACACCTCTTTTGCGCCCGGCAATGTGTCCATTAAATGGTACGAAGACGGCACGCTGAATCTGGCAGCGAACTGCCTTGACCGTCATCTACAGGAAAACGGCGATCGCACCGCCATTATCTGGGAAGGCGATGACGCAACCCAAAGTAAACATATTACCTATCGCGAACTGCATCGCGACGTTTGCCGTTTTGCCAATACATTGCTGGATTTAGGCATTAAAAAAGGCGATGTGGTGGCGATCTATATGCCAATGGTCCCGGAAGCTGCGGTGGCGATGCTGGCCTGCGCCCGTATTGGTGCGGTGCATTCGGTGATCTTTGGCGGGTTCTCGCCGGAAGCCGTTGCCGGACGTATCATCGACTCAAACTCGCGCCTGGTGATCACCGCCGATGAAGGTGTTCGTGCTGGACGCGGCATCCCGCTGAAAAAGAACGTGGATGATGCGCTGAAAAACCCGAACGTGAAGACCGTTGAGCACGTGGTGGTCCTCAAACGTACCGGCGGAAAAACAGACTGGCAGGAAGGCCGCGACCTGTGGTGGTCCGACCTTATTGAGAAAGCGAGCCCTGAGCATCAACCGGAAGAGATGAACGCGGAAGATCCGCTGTTTATTCTGTATACCTCCGGTTCAACCGGTAAGCCAAAAGGCGTGCTGCACACCACCGGCGGGTATCTGGTTTACGCGGCGACCACCTTCAAATACGTGTTTGATTATCATCAGGGCGATATCTACTGGTGTACCGCTGACGTCGGCTGGGTAACCGGGCACAGCTATTTGCTGTACGGCCCGCTGGCCTGCGGCGCTACCACGCTGATGTTCGAAGGCGTACCCAACTGGCCAACGCCTGCGCGTATGTCGCAGGTCGTGGATAAGCATCAGGTCAATATTCTCTATACCGCACCCACCGCGATCCGCGCCCTGATGGCAGAAGGCGATAAAGCGATTGAAGGCACCGACCGTTCGTCACTGCGTATTCTGGGCTCTGTCGGCGAGCCGATTAACCCGGAAGCCTGGGAATGGTACTGGAAGAAGATTGGCAACGAAAAATGCCCGGTCGTCGATACCTGGTGGCAGACCGAAACCGGCGGTTTCATGATCACCCCGCTGCCGGGCGCTACCGAACTGAAAGCCGGTTCGGCAACACGTCCGTTCTTCGGCGTGCAGCCGGCGATTGTCGATAACGAAGGCAACCCGCTGGAAGGCGCGACCGAAGGCAACCTGGTGATCACCGATTCCTGGCCGGGTCAGGCGAGAACCCTGTTTGGCGATCACGATCGTTTTGAGCAGACCTACTTCTCCACCTTCAAGAATATGTACTTCAGCGGCGACGGCGCGCGTCGTGACGAAGACGGCTACTACTGGATAACAGGACGCGTGGACGACGTGCTGAACGTTTCCGGCCACCGTCTGGGGACGGCAGAAATCGAGTCGGCGCTGGTGTCGCATCCGAAGATTGCCGAAGCCGCGGTAGTGGGTATTCCGCATAATATTAAAGGCCAGGCCATCTACGCCTACGTCACGCTGAACCACGGCGAAGAACCGACGCCTGAGCTGTACGCTGAAGTACGCAACTGGGTGCGTAAAGAAATTGGCCCGCTGGCAACGCCAGACGTGCTGCACTGGACCGACTCACTGCCAAAAACCCGCTCCGGCAAAATTATGCGCCGTATTCTGCGCAAAATTGCGGCGGGCGATACCAGCAATCTGGGCGATACCTCGACCCTCGCCGATCCTGGCGTGGTAGAGAAACTGCTCGAAGAGAAGCAGGCTATCGCGATGCCATCATAA
- a CDS encoding DUF485 domain-containing protein yields the protein MNDNIYQRIEDSARFRELVEKRQRFAAVLSIIMLVVYISFILLIAFAPGWLGTPLHAGTSVTRGIPIGVGVILISFLLTGIYIWRANGEFDRLNNAVLHEVKAS from the coding sequence ATGAATGACAATATTTATCAGCGGATAGAAGACAGTGCGCGTTTCAGGGAGTTAGTTGAAAAAAGGCAACGGTTTGCCGCTGTACTATCCATCATCATGCTGGTGGTTTATATCAGCTTTATTTTACTGATTGCCTTTGCGCCTGGCTGGCTGGGGACGCCGCTACATGCGGGAACCAGCGTCACCCGAGGTATTCCAATTGGGGTGGGCGTGATCCTCATCTCCTTCCTCCTGACCGGAATCTATATCTGGCGGGCCAACGGTGAATTCGATCGTCTTAACAATGCGGTTCTGCACGAGGTTAAAGCATCATGA